CAGGTATCAACCAGCTCATGACCTTCCAGATCGGCCACAGCCTCTGAGCGGGCCGTTGCCAGATATTCTTCTTCGGTTATGGCACCCTTCTCAATTAGGGAGGTGACGATGTCGCTGGTAATTTTAACTGTAATCTGCGAAGCCAAATCAGCCAGAGCCAAATCCTGGGAGCTTTTCTGAGCTTCAGATCCATATTTATTTTTTGATGCTGAACCAATACCAAGATAATAGTTGGGGTCAACAGGTTGCTGGATCAGCCAGCTTGGTTTTGGTCCTGCTTGCATGGCCTCCGGAGTGGTGCCTGGATTTGGACCTGAACCACAGGCTGTCAGGAGGAGAAGCGCGCTTAGAATTGTGAGTGTTCTGATGTATTTCATAGGTACCCCTGATTAAATCAAATTAAGATATTGAATGGAAAATAGCTTTCGGGCATAAAATTCAAAATAGTCTATGAATTTACAATATATATTCAAAAGCTTCAGTGACAAATCTCATTCCCTGGAGTAGATGAATTGGATTAAATAGATTTACCATTAATATGTTACCCAATACATCTTTGATCGAACTTTTCAAGCGTGAATGAGTTCAAAGCTGAGTTAAAGGGGAAAACTGAAATGATGCTATCGAAATGAAAATTGTTACTATTATTGGTGCCCGTCCCCAGTTCGTAAAGGCCTCAGTTATCTCAAAAGCTCTACGAGAAACCGGTCATACTGAAATCCTGGTTAATACGGGACAGCACTATGATGACAACATGGCGCGCATCTTTTTTGAGGAAATGGGCATCCCCAAACCAGATTATGATCTGGGTGTAGGATCGGGAACCCATGCTTCCCAGACAGCTGGCTCTCTTGTTGGCATTGAAGAGATACTCCTAAATGAAAAGCCTGATTTTATCATCGTGTTTGGTGATACCAACGCCACACTAGCAGGAGCATTGGCCGCCGCAAAACTTCACATAAAAATTGTACATATCGAGGCGGGCCTGCGATCCTACAATCGCGAAATGCCTGAAGAAATAAACCGAGTTGTCACCGATGTACTTTCAAATCTTTTATTTGTCCCGACTCAGGTTGCAGCGGAGAATCTGAAGAAAGAGGGGATAACTGCAGGGATTCATGTTGTTGGTGATGTCATGGTGGATGCCTTAATGACATATACGAAAGTTGCAGAGCAGAGATCATGCATTCTAAATGATTTGAAACTGGAAAAGAATGAGTTTCTGCTCATGACCATCCATCGACCCTCCAATGCTGACCATGATGATAGATTGCTGTCCATTCTGAAGGAAGTTTCAAGCATTAATCTACCCGTCATTTTCCCGATACACCCTCGCAGTCGGCCCAGAGTAGAAAAGCTAATCAGTCAAACCGCCGGGAATATCAGGATCATTGATCCCGTAGGATATTTGGATATGATGATGCTTGAAAAATATTCCAGGACTATTATCACTGATTCTGGTGGAGTCCAGAAGGAGGCTTATTTGCATAAGACACCTTGCCTCACAGTACGAGGGGAAACCGAATGGGTGGAAACCGTAAGGGATGGATGGAATTATATTGTGGGAGATCATCTGGAGAAAATCCCCATTTTGTCAAATGATTTCCCGGCACCAGTGCA
The Candidatus Neomarinimicrobiota bacterium DNA segment above includes these coding regions:
- the wecB gene encoding UDP-N-acetylglucosamine 2-epimerase (non-hydrolyzing), whose product is MKIVTIIGARPQFVKASVISKALRETGHTEILVNTGQHYDDNMARIFFEEMGIPKPDYDLGVGSGTHASQTAGSLVGIEEILLNEKPDFIIVFGDTNATLAGALAAAKLHIKIVHIEAGLRSYNREMPEEINRVVTDVLSNLLFVPTQVAAENLKKEGITAGIHVVGDVMVDALMTYTKVAEQRSCILNDLKLEKNEFLLMTIHRPSNADHDDRLLSILKEVSSINLPVIFPIHPRSRPRVEKLISQTAGNIRIIDPVGYLDMMMLEKYSRTIITDSGGVQKEAYLHKTPCLTVRGETEWVETVRDGWNYIVGDHLEKIPILSNDFPAPVQWNPHYGDGHASDKIVRLLEETLV